GCGGCAGCGCCAATCGCGGCGGCAGCGGTTTTAGCGGTGGCGCGGTTCGGGCGGTTACCAGGCCCGGAGATTAATTACAGAATATTAATTGATTAGTTAATCCAAATGATAGAATGTAAAAATATTTATAAAGCATATAAAACCGGCGAGCTGGAAACCGAGGTTTTAAAAGATATCTCTTTCAAGATAAATGACGGAGAGTTTGTCGCGATCATGGGTCCAAGCGGGTCGGGCAAATCGACCTTGATGCATATTATCGGCGCCCTGGACACGCCGACCCGCGGACAATATTTTCTTGATGGTATTGACGTTTCCACTTTATCCGATGATAAATTGGCCGTGATCAGAAATGCCAAGATCGGTTTTGTCTTCCAGGCTTTTAACCTGCTGCCCCGGGCCACGGTTCTGCGTAATGTCGCGTTGCCGCTGGTTTATGCCAATGTGGAAAAAAGCAAGCGGGAAGAGATTGCTAAGCACGCTCTGGTGCAAGCTGGTTTGGATGAATCGCG
This genomic interval from Patescibacteria group bacterium contains the following:
- a CDS encoding ABC transporter ATP-binding protein gives rise to the protein MIECKNIYKAYKTGELETEVLKDISFKINDGEFVAIMGPSGSGKSTLMHIIGALDTPTRGQYFLDGIDVSTLSDDKLAVIRNAKIGFVFQAFNLLPRATVLRNVALPLVYANVEKSKREEIAKHALVQAGLDESRFHNLSNQLSGGQMQRVAIARSLVNNPSIVLADEPTGNLDSKTGDVVLETFQELNRQGRTIVLITHEPYVAEHADRIILIKDGKILSDAKTRNKRLAEKVKK